The following proteins come from a genomic window of Chaetodon auriga isolate fChaAug3 chromosome 16, fChaAug3.hap1, whole genome shotgun sequence:
- the ppp1r35 gene encoding protein phosphatase 1 regulatory subunit 35 isoform X1, with protein MKTFRSSSERDSVLFCRREPGAAEERFWPDEIRMRRSSSFSPPPSPHPIPIPLPLSSSSSSLTCCPELDLSVTLSPGSKTGHAHMKKSQQSNQPELKPHPRGQTGRKHTTQVCPEEPVVITVTPEPDIRAQRRNRRHHHDPRHGVVPPAATINQGPDCLERVDLNTTLALKAELQSLQGLEFNSQKAIQETLQRSERTKNLINTRATEVVNVSRSQPLFTSLISINVQEDQLISQVLQERLLLASTPCSHGNKAVDSPSVLFFMTSDLLRQKPLPPEEVPVNIKPRALTHNIHSTFDLYRQQRRYEATP; from the exons ATGAAAACGTTTAGATCATCTTCAGAGAGAGATTCGGTTTTGTTCTGTAGGAGGGAACCTGGTGCTGCTGAGGAACGTTTCTGGCCGGATGAAATCAG GATGAGGAgatcttcctccttctctcctcccccaTCTCCTCACCCCATCCccatccccctccccctctcctcctcttcctcctctctgacttgCTGTCCTGAACTTGACCTGTCCGTCACACTCAGCCCTGGCTCCAAGACCGGCCACGCACACATGAAGAAGAGTCAGCAGAGTAACCAGCCAGAACTGAAGCCCCACCCccgaggacagacaggaagaaagcATACCACACAG GTGTGTCCTGAAGAACCGGTGGTCATCACGGTAACACCGGAACCTGACAtcagagctcagaggaggaacagaagaCATCACCATG ACCCCAGACATGGGGTAGTGCCTCCTGCTGCAACAATCAATCAAGGTCCAGACTGCCTGGAGAGGGTGGACCTAAACACCACTCTGGCTCTAAAGGCAGAGCTTCAGTCACTGCAG GGGCTGGAGTTTAACTCCCAGAAGGCCATTCAGGAGACTCTACAGAGGTCTGAGAGGACCAAAAACCTGATTAACACCAGAGCTACTgaag tGGTGAATGTGTCTCGCTCTCAGCCCCTCTTCACCTCACTGATCAGCATCAACGTGCAGGAGGATCAGCTCATCAGCCAGGTGCTGCAAGAAAGGCTGCTGCTGGCCTCAACCCCCTGCAGCCATGGAAACAAGGCAGTAGATAGCCCCTCCGTCCTCTTCttcatgacctctgacctcctaAGACAGAAGCCCCTCCCACCAGAGGAAGTGCCAGTAAACATCAAGCCCCGCGCATTAACACACAACATCCACTCAACCTTTGATCTCTATAGACAACAGAGACGTTATGAGGCTACCCCATGA
- the ppp1r35 gene encoding protein phosphatase 1 regulatory subunit 35 isoform X3 produces the protein MKTFRSSSERDSVLFCRREPGAAEERFWPDEISPGSKTGHAHMKKSQQSNQPELKPHPRGQTGRKHTTQVCPEEPVVITVTPEPDIRAQRRNRRHHHDPRHGVVPPAATINQGPDCLERVDLNTTLALKAELQSLQGLEFNSQKAIQETLQRSERTKNLINTRATEVVNVSRSQPLFTSLISINVQEDQLISQVLQERLLLASTPCSHGNKAVDSPSVLFFMTSDLLRQKPLPPEEVPVNIKPRALTHNIHSTFDLYRQQRRYEATP, from the exons ATGAAAACGTTTAGATCATCTTCAGAGAGAGATTCGGTTTTGTTCTGTAGGAGGGAACCTGGTGCTGCTGAGGAACGTTTCTGGCCGGATGAAATCAG CCCTGGCTCCAAGACCGGCCACGCACACATGAAGAAGAGTCAGCAGAGTAACCAGCCAGAACTGAAGCCCCACCCccgaggacagacaggaagaaagcATACCACACAG GTGTGTCCTGAAGAACCGGTGGTCATCACGGTAACACCGGAACCTGACAtcagagctcagaggaggaacagaagaCATCACCATG ACCCCAGACATGGGGTAGTGCCTCCTGCTGCAACAATCAATCAAGGTCCAGACTGCCTGGAGAGGGTGGACCTAAACACCACTCTGGCTCTAAAGGCAGAGCTTCAGTCACTGCAG GGGCTGGAGTTTAACTCCCAGAAGGCCATTCAGGAGACTCTACAGAGGTCTGAGAGGACCAAAAACCTGATTAACACCAGAGCTACTgaag tGGTGAATGTGTCTCGCTCTCAGCCCCTCTTCACCTCACTGATCAGCATCAACGTGCAGGAGGATCAGCTCATCAGCCAGGTGCTGCAAGAAAGGCTGCTGCTGGCCTCAACCCCCTGCAGCCATGGAAACAAGGCAGTAGATAGCCCCTCCGTCCTCTTCttcatgacctctgacctcctaAGACAGAAGCCCCTCCCACCAGAGGAAGTGCCAGTAAACATCAAGCCCCGCGCATTAACACACAACATCCACTCAACCTTTGATCTCTATAGACAACAGAGACGTTATGAGGCTACCCCATGA
- the ppp1r35 gene encoding protein phosphatase 1 regulatory subunit 35 isoform X2, whose amino-acid sequence MLIRMRRSSSFSPPPSPHPIPIPLPLSSSSSSLTCCPELDLSVTLSPGSKTGHAHMKKSQQSNQPELKPHPRGQTGRKHTTQVCPEEPVVITVTPEPDIRAQRRNRRHHHDPRHGVVPPAATINQGPDCLERVDLNTTLALKAELQSLQGLEFNSQKAIQETLQRSERTKNLINTRATEVVNVSRSQPLFTSLISINVQEDQLISQVLQERLLLASTPCSHGNKAVDSPSVLFFMTSDLLRQKPLPPEEVPVNIKPRALTHNIHSTFDLYRQQRRYEATP is encoded by the exons atgctcattag GATGAGGAgatcttcctccttctctcctcccccaTCTCCTCACCCCATCCccatccccctccccctctcctcctcttcctcctctctgacttgCTGTCCTGAACTTGACCTGTCCGTCACACTCAGCCCTGGCTCCAAGACCGGCCACGCACACATGAAGAAGAGTCAGCAGAGTAACCAGCCAGAACTGAAGCCCCACCCccgaggacagacaggaagaaagcATACCACACAG GTGTGTCCTGAAGAACCGGTGGTCATCACGGTAACACCGGAACCTGACAtcagagctcagaggaggaacagaagaCATCACCATG ACCCCAGACATGGGGTAGTGCCTCCTGCTGCAACAATCAATCAAGGTCCAGACTGCCTGGAGAGGGTGGACCTAAACACCACTCTGGCTCTAAAGGCAGAGCTTCAGTCACTGCAG GGGCTGGAGTTTAACTCCCAGAAGGCCATTCAGGAGACTCTACAGAGGTCTGAGAGGACCAAAAACCTGATTAACACCAGAGCTACTgaag tGGTGAATGTGTCTCGCTCTCAGCCCCTCTTCACCTCACTGATCAGCATCAACGTGCAGGAGGATCAGCTCATCAGCCAGGTGCTGCAAGAAAGGCTGCTGCTGGCCTCAACCCCCTGCAGCCATGGAAACAAGGCAGTAGATAGCCCCTCCGTCCTCTTCttcatgacctctgacctcctaAGACAGAAGCCCCTCCCACCAGAGGAAGTGCCAGTAAACATCAAGCCCCGCGCATTAACACACAACATCCACTCAACCTTTGATCTCTATAGACAACAGAGACGTTATGAGGCTACCCCATGA